From Saccharomycodes ludwigii strain NBRC 1722 chromosome IV, whole genome shotgun sequence, one genomic window encodes:
- the KRS1 gene encoding lysine--tRNA ligase KRS1 (similar to Saccharomyces cerevisiae YDR037W | KRS1 | Lysyl (K) tRNA Synthetase), which yields MSGQQEKKVEAVTEGVSKLHLDEVTGEMVSKSELKKRIKQRQVEAKKAEKKKNAIAPPAAKKKINDAFADLSPSQYFEARSRQINELRTTKTPNPYPHKFHVSIGLPEFLEKYKYLKRGETLPNEKVSIAGRIHNKRESGSKLKFYVLHGDGVEVQVMSPLQDYFDENRYEADHDLLKRGDIIGVEGYVGRTQPKKGGEGEISVFVSRVVLLTPCLHMLPTDHFGFKDQELRYRKRYLDLIMNKESRGRFITRSKIITFIRQFLNERKFIEVETPMMNVIAGGATAKPFITHHNDLNMDMFMRIAPELFLKELVVGGMDRVYEIGRQFRNEGIDMTHNPEFTTCEFYQAYADVYDLMDMTELMFSEMVKEITGSYAIKYHPDPNAPEKELVLDFSRPWKRINMIEELEVRFGVKFPSGDQLHTAETGAFLKKILIDNKMECPPPLTNARMLDKLVGELEDTCINPTFIFGHPQMMSPLAKYSRDQPGLCERFEVFVATKEICNAYTELNDPFDQRARFEEQARQKAQGDDEAQLVDETFCNALEYGLPPTGGWGCGIDRLAMFLTDSNTIREVLLFPTLKPDVLRDELEKEEEKEEAK from the coding sequence ATGTCTGGACaacaagaaaagaaagttgAAGCTGTTACCGAAGGTGTTTCTAAATTACACCTAGATGAAGTTACCGGTGAAATGGTTTCCAAAtcagaattaaaaaaacgTATCAAACAAAGACAAGTTGAGGCTAAGAAGGctgaaaagaagaaaaatgcTATTGCCCCACCAGCTgctaaaaagaaaatcaatGATGCCTTTGCTGACTTATCTCCATCCCAATACTTTGAGGCTAGATCTCGTCAAATTAATGAGTTGAGAACTACCAAAACACCAAACCCATATCCACACAAATTCCATGTTTCCATAGGTTTACCAgaatttttggaaaaatacaaatatttgaaacGTGGTGAAACATTACCAAACGAAAAGGTTTCTATTGCCGGTAGAATTCACAACAAGAGAGAATCTGGTTctaaattgaaattttacGTTTTACATGGTGATGGTGTGGAAGTCCAAGTAATGTCTCCATTACAAGATTATTTTGATGAAAACCGTTACGAAGCTGACCATGATTTGTTGAAAAGAGGCGATATTATTGGTGTTGAAGGTTATGTTGGTAGAACCCAGCCTAAAAAAGGTGGTGAAGGTGAAATTTCCGTTTTTGTTTCCCGTGTTGTTTTATTGACACCATGTTTACACATGTTGCCAACTGATCATTTCGGTTTTAAAGATCAAGAATTAAGATacagaaaaagatatttagATTTAATTATGAATAAAGAATCCAGAGGTAGATTTATCACTAGAAGCAAAATCATTACCTTTATCAGACAATTCTTGAATGAGCGTAAATTTATCGAAGTTGAAACCCCAATGATGAATGTTATTGCTGGTGGTGCTACTGCTAAGCCATTCATCACCCATCACAATGATTTGAACATGGATATGTTTATGAGAATTGCACCTgaattgtttttgaaagaGTTGGTTGTTGGTGGTATGGATCGTGTTTATGAAATAGGTAGACAATTTAGAAATGAGGGTATTGACATGACTCACAACCCTGAATTTACCACATGTGAATTTTATCAAGCTTATGCTGATGTTTATGACTTGATGGATATGACTGAATTGATGTTTTCTGAAATGGTTAAAGAAATCACCGGTTCTTATGCTATTAAATATCATCCTGATCCAAATGCTCCAGAAAAAGAGTTGGTTTTAGACTTTAGTCGTCCATGGAAAAGAATCAATATGATTGAAGAATTGGAAGTCCGTTTTGGCGTTAAATTCCCATCTGGTGACCAATTACACACTGCTGAAACCGGTgcatttttaaagaaaatctTGATTGATAACAAAATGGAATGTCCACCACCATTAACTAATGCTCGTATGTTGGACAAACTAGTTGGTGAATTGGAAGATACTTGTATTAATCcaacatttatttttggtcaTCCTCAGATGATGTCTCCGTTGGCTAAATATTCCAGAGATCAACCTGGTTTGTGTGAAAGATTTGAAGTTTTTGTTGCTACCAAGGAAATCTGTAACGCTTACACTGAATTGAATGATCCATTTGATCAAAGAGCTAGATTTGAGGAGCAAGCTAGACAAAAAGCACAAGGTGATGATGAGGCTCAATTGGTTGATGAAACCTTCTGTAACGCTTTGGAATACGGTTTACCTCCAACTGGTGGTTGGGGTTGTGGTATTGACAGGTTGGCCATGTTTTTAACTGATTCTAATACCATTAGAGAAGTCTTGTTGTTCCCAACTTTGAAACCAGATGTTCTAAGAGATGAATTAGAAAAGGAGGAAGAAAAGGAGGaagcaaaataa
- a CDS encoding amino acid permease (similar to Saccharomyces cerevisiae YBR068C | BAP2 | Branched-chain Amino acid Permease (paralog of YDR046C | BAP3)): MSENIKAALSGEKSQPESSSIDIIQTAFENDENNNIYDNEKHIGKRNIAHRFIDSFRKREDLPESYEIEITPSGQEHQVSKSKLDQGLPPRISSAMSLCTGVGTGLLVSGGKSLHYGGPAGLTIAYGLVGMVVYFVIDAASEVAVAYPTVPGGFNACYSILIDESFSFATVWLFLLQWLTVFPLELITLSLVMQYWNTSVDPDVWVLIFYVFLICVHMFGTRGYGEVEFIFSICKVLLIAGFFIFAIVINCGGGGKDGYIGGKYWHDPGAFQGPTAETHFKGICYVLVIAYFSYGGVELSTFNVAEHANPRRSMPSNVKKVMYRVLLIYFVPLLLVCFLVPYNSPDLMGSSGASATHASPFVLAASLHGVRVVPHFINAVILISVTSVSNSAMYAAPRLFYALAELGYAPKFMKYIDRRGRPSLGILVCAVIGVIAYSTTSPQREQVFTWLSSIAGLSEVFTWAGICINQVRFRQALKYNGRSIDELAYKTKTGIWGSCFAAFFSILVLIAQFWVALAPIGENGKCDAEVFFENYLAVPIWIVFYLGYKIYKKDWRLWIPVNEIDLDGSRKIYDVEVLQQEEAEYKEQLRHKGWLARAYAFWC, encoded by the coding sequence ATGagtgaaaatattaaagcaGCTCTATCGGGCGAAAAATCCCAACCAGAGTCAAGTAGCATTGATATCATCCAAACAGcatttgaaaatgatgaaaataacaacataTATGATAATGAAAAGCATATAggtaaaagaaatatagcCCATAGGTTTATAGACTCGtttagaaaaagagaagacTTGCCAGAAAGCTATGAAATTGAAATAACACCAAGTGGACAAGAACATCAAGTATCAAAAAGTAAGCTGGATCAAGGTTTACCCCCTAGAATATCTTCTGCAATGAGTTTATGTACTGGTGTTGGTACCGGTTTATTAGTCTCTGGTGGTAAATCTCTTCATTATGGTGGCCCTGCAGGGTTGACTATAGCCTATGGTTTAGTTGGTATGGTTGtctattttgttattgatgCAGCTTCAGAAGTTGCTGTCGCATATCCTACAGTTCCAGGTGGTTTCAACGCTTGTTACTCCATTTTAATTGACGAAAGTTTCTCATTTGCCACTGtttggttatttttattacaatgGTTAACTGTTTTCCCATTAGAATTGATTACCCTTTCTTTAGTTATGCAATATTGGAACACAAGTGTGGATCCTGATGTCTgggttttaattttctatGTTTTCCTAATATGTGTACACATGTTTGGTACCAGAGGGTATGGTGAAGTtgagtttatttttagtatttgTAAAGTTCTATTGATTGCTGGGTTTTTCATATTTGCAATCGTCATCAAttgtggtggtggtggaaAAGATGGTTATATTGGCGGCAAGTATTGGCATGATCCAGGTGCCTTCCAAGGTCCGACTGCAGAAACACATTTCAAAGGTATTTGTTATGTTTTAGTTATTGCTTATTTCAGTTATGGTGGTGTTGAATTATCTACTTTTAATGTTGCTGAACATGCAAATCCAAGACGTTCTATGCCTAGCAATGTTAAAAAGGTCATGTATAGagttttattgatttaCTTTgttccattattattggtctGCTTTTTAGTCCCATACAATTCTCCAGATCTAATGGGTTCTAGTGGTGCCAGTGCTACTCATGCTTCGCCTTTTGTTTTGGCTGCATCTTTGCACGGTGTCAGGGTTGTTCcacattttattaatgcggttattttaattagtGTCACAAGTGTTTCTAATTCGGCTATGTATGCTGCCCCAAGATTATTTTATGCATTGGCTGAGTTGGGTTATGCCCCCAAATTTATGAAATACATTGACAGAAGGGGAAGACCAAGTCTTGGTATTTTGGTTTGTGCTGTGATTGGTGTTATTGCATACTCTACAACATCACCTCAAAGAGAACAGGTTTTCACTTGGTTATCTTCGATTGCTGGTTTATCTGAAGTTTTCACTTGGGCTGGTATTTGCATAAACCAGGTTCGTTTTAGACAGGCTTTGAAATATAATGGCAGATCAATTGACGAACTAGCTTACAAGACCAAGACAGGCATTTGGGGTTCATGTTTTGCTGCATTTTTCAGTATATTAGTTTTGATTGCACAATTTTGGGTTGCTCTAGCTCCAATTGGTGAAAATGGTAAATGTGATGCTgaagttttttttgaaaactatTTGGCTGTTCCAATTTGGATAGTATTCTACCTTGGATACAAGATCTACAAAAAGGATTGGAGACTCTGGATTCCAGTCAACGAGATTGATTTGGATGGTTCTAGAAAAATTTATGATGTTGAGGTTTTGCAACAAGAAGAAGCTGAATATAAGGAACAATTACGTCATAAAGGTTGGTTAGCGAGAGCGTATGCATTTTGGTGTTGA
- a CDS encoding uncharacterized protein (similar to Saccharomyces cerevisiae YML111W | BUL2 | Binds Ubiquitin Ligase (paralog of YMR275C | BUL1)), translating to MTKMQTKPDIIIDKTSDTSDNEENQDDTNTVMVDILPSYQLYDQLHGHIPSRRSSDTHLYSLPSYCESTASSLFSGNAHHYNNNIANSNTNTTTRTTTVNGENTRSAIMEEMELNIGKIYSLPQISAPVDIKIYITKLPQKSNVDNANCDSTPCSTLEQESLFKIYTSNEIVSGYVIVENKSNTPLNFEMFYLTLEGYVSVLDRGNAKRSIKRFLRMVDMSASWSETNIILASGYKYKCHALESDGSILGLNNNRCLEPGVKYKKYFIFKFPEKLLDDCCKHEINSHLQLPSSFGLDHYIWNSKKYAGLEINPMFGVGHLGYKGSPLLTMDLAPSSTSIHYSVDARLVGLNTITTANNGNDQLCLYKIVNYQLRYIPSSPDVNNTCDCGSTDFEYKVSSLNNGFHKLDILFNMINNSKEFTMDDIIYDDNEHGTHFNGVNASNNNNNNNNNKAKKDSTKLSQLYKETSSHNKKSFRKSSLLENSLAYSLNHMSTLISNKFVSNLLFPSSYIQKNKNVIFSGIIIISSEHPEKNFILPAQLPSILRNARSEFDKNKLGKVFQNTSNTPFNIIKTLKINLKCLESNNCDEHQPPKIKSIKLKLVCVNYSSMKIIPISLSALLLLSNEITGAGFEKRCEKILNRIKECNDKFNSNMGKIQSLYKPSSNDQQTISFNDFIPKNLKRDLQNISESKIDVKVLDNFFQIDNYNTIVRKPWTKQQSRTYNNELEIQFSIKQNLKYNIVPDFQSCLCARFYCIRVEVEFYCTDDNNKSYINIPISFKNI from the coding sequence ATGACAAAGATGCAAACTAAAccagatattattattgataaaacATCCGACACCAGTGACAATGAAGAGAATCAAGATGATACTAATACGGTCATGGTTGATATTTTACCATCTTACCAGCTTTATGATCAATTGCATGGGCATATCCCCAGTAGAAGAAGTTCCGATACACATTTGTATAGCTTACCAAGCTATTGTGAGAGTACTGCCTCTTCGCTATTCTCAGGAAATGCGCACCactataacaataacatcGCAAATAGTAACACTAATACCACAACTAGAACAACTACTGTAAACGGTGAGAATACTAGGTCTGCTATAATGGAAGAAATGGAACTgaatattggaaaaatttattCTTTGCCTCAAATATCTGCACCAGTTgacattaaaatatatataaccaAATTACCACAAAAGAGCAATGTGGATAATGCAAATTGTGATAGTACTCCATGTAGTACGTTGGAACAAGAAAgtttgtttaaaatatatacgtCTAATGAAATAGTTAGTGGATATGTCATTGTGGAGAATAAGTCAAACACTCCGcttaattttgaaatgttttatttgaCTTTAGAAGGCTATGTTTCTGTATTAGACAGGGGAAATGCCAAAAGATCcattaaaagatttttgCGTATGGTCGATATGAGTGCAAGCTGGTCTGAGACCAATATCATATTGGCTTCtggttataaatataaatgccATGCACTTGAATCAGATGGCAGTATCTTAggattaaataataacaggTGTCTAGAGCCTGGTgttaaatacaaaaaatatttcatttttaaatttcctGAGAAATTATTGGATGATTGTTGTAAACATGAAATTAACAGTCACCTACAACTGCCATCTAGTTTTGGGCTGGACCATTACATTTggaattcaaaaaaatatgctGGTTTAGAAATTAATCCTATGTTTGGTGTTGGTCACTTGGGTTACAAAGGATCTCCTTTACTAACCATGGATTTGGCACCCAGTAGTACTTCTATTCACTACAGCGTTGATGCAAGATTAGTTGGATTAAATACTATTACTACTGCCAACAATGGTAATGACCAATTATGTCTGTATAAAATTGTTAACTATCAACTAAGATACATCCCGTCTTCACCTGatgttaataatacatGTGACTGTGGTAGTACGGATTTTGAATATAAGGTGTCCAGTTTGAACAATGGCTTCCACAAATTggatattttgtttaatatgATTAACAATAGTAAAGAATTTACAATGgatgatattatttatgatgataatgagCATGGAACGCATTTCAACGGTGTTAATgcaagtaataataataataataataataataataaagctAAGAAAGATAGTACTAAACTAAGTCAACTATATAAAGAGACCAGCAgccataataaaaaaagttttagaaaaagtAGCTTGCTAGAAAATTCACTTGCTTATTCCTTAAATCATATGAGTACTTTAATTTCGAACAAGTTTGTTTCAAACTTATTATTCCCATCAAGCTacattcaaaaaaataaaaatgtcaTCTTCtctggtattattattatttcaagCGAGCAtccagaaaaaaattttattttgccaGCACAATTACCTTCCATATTAAGAAATGCTAGATCagaatttgataaaaataaattaggGAAAGTGTTTCAAAATACCAGTAATACAccatttaatattataaagaCGTTAAAAATCAACTTGAAATGTTTGGAATCAAATAATTGTGATGAGCATCAGCCcccaaaaattaaatcaattaaattaaaattggtaTGTGTTAATTATAGTTCCATGAAGATAATTCCAATTTCATTAAGTGCATTGTTGCTACTGTCAAATGAGATTACTGGAGCtggttttgaaaaaagatgtgagaaaatattaaatagaATCAAAGAGTGTAACGACAAGTTTAATTCTAATATGGGAAAAATTCAATCTTTATACAAACCATCTTCGAATGACCAACAAACAATATCATTTAATGATTTCATTCCGAAGAACTTAAAAAGAGATTTGCAAAACATAAGTGAAAGTAAGATTGATGTTAAAGTACtagataatttttttcaaattgatAATTATAACACAATTGTACGAAAACCATGGACCAAACAACAGTCACGAACCTACAATAATGAACTGGAAATTCAGTTTTCAATAAAGcaaaatttgaaatataatatagTGCCGGACTTTCAAAGCTGTCTGTGTGCCAGGTTTTACTGTATTAGAGTGGAGGTAGAATTTTATTGTACtgatgacaataataaaagctatataaatattccaataagttttaaaaatatttag